AATCATTTGTGTTTGGTCCGCCATGACCCGGGGGAGGGGATCGTGAGTTATGATCGCCCTCTTTTCTTCAATGACAACCTGAAGGTTCTCCATCGCTTGAACAAGGATCGACTCAAAATCGAGGTCGACCGTCTCAATACTTTTTCCGACTTTGCAGAACGACAAAATGGCGTTCACCATTTGTTCCATCCGCACCGCGCCGCGTATGATGCGGTCCAGCATCTTCCCGGCGTCTTCGTCCATAATGCCCCTATAATCATTCGCCAGGATCTCGGAGAAGCTTTTTATCGATCGAAGGGGAGCCCGTATGTCGTGAGAAACGATATTAGCAAACTGTTCGAGATCCTTGTTAGAACTGGCCAGTTCCCCTGTCAAACGGGTCAGATGTTCCTCCATCATCTTGCGTTCGGTGATATCCCGGAGGGCAGCCAGAGAAGCATCTTCACCTTCCCATTCGGTTTCCGTTATCCGCATCTCTACTACTACCCGCTGTTTCCCTCTGAGCAAAATTTCTATTTCTGTCTTCTCATTGGCCAAGACTGGATATCCGAATTCCTCCCCCAGCAGATCGCCCGCCTTTCGTCCGAACATCTGCTCAGCTGTGGGATTCACAAAAAGAATGCGGCCTTTCTTGTCCATAATAAGGATACCATCGGCGCTTTTGTTGATGACATTACAAAAGAGCGCTTCAGAGGCCTTGAGCGCAGTCCTCAGCTCTTCCAGTTGGGCCCTTAATTTTTCCTCATCTTCTGCCATAAGGCTCCTCTTCCGCTTGCCGCCTGTTCACTCAGTCTTGAAGAGCTCATTCAAACGCTCGATTTCGTCGGCGCCGGCCTGGACCGGGTTTCCCGACAGTATGCCGGAAATTCCCCTGAAAGGTCTGCCGATATGCATGCCCTTGGCGTCAATCGTAAATTGACGGATCTCTTTCTCATGTTTCGATCCCCTCATCTTCAGCACTACCACTCCGCGCCTGATATCGCCGTATACTTCTACATAGCGAAGCAGAATTATGGTGTCGGTAATAGTCGATATGTGAGATTCAGTTATCGATGTACCCCCCAGAAGAGTGGGTGCGGTAACTGTGAAGAGACCTGCGATCTCCCTATGTTTAACAAAGGAAGTCAGCCCTACGATGAATTCCCTGTACCCCTTTACAGTTGCCACACGCTCAAGAGCCGATAGGCTGTCGACTGCAAGCCGATTAGGCCGAAACTCCTCTATAGCATCCTTGATCTCGATAAGGTGCTCCTCAAGACTGGCTATTTCAGGGTAAGAACAGATGATCTTAAGTTGACCAGCCTCCTCCATACCTACGAAGTCCTCGCTCCATCCGCGTGCGTTTCGGATAAGCTGCTCGCGGCTTTCCTCAAAGGCAAGCATGAGGCATTTCTCTCCCTGTGATGCACCGCCTGCCAGGAATTTGGTGGCTAATAAGGTCTTGCCGGTTCCGGTAGCCCCTGAGACGAGGATTACAGAATCCCTGAAAAAACCGCCGCCGCACATACCGTCCAGCTCCTCATTTCCGGAGAAGACTCGCTGATCCGAAGATTTCTGGGTGAGTTCGATGGCCGAAAGCGGCAATACCACAACGCCCTCACCGGAAGAAACTGTGAATGGCCATTCACCTTTTTGGTGGTATGC
This DNA window, taken from Thermodesulfovibrionales bacterium, encodes the following:
- a CDS encoding ATP-binding protein encodes the protein MAEDEEKLRAQLEELRTALKASEALFCNVINKSADGILIMDKKGRILFVNPTAEQMFGRKAGDLLGEEFGYPVLANEKTEIEILLRGKQRVVVEMRITETEWEGEDASLAALRDITERKMMEEHLTRLTGELASSNKDLEQFANIVSHDIRAPLRSIKSFSEILANDYRGIMDEDAGKMLDRIIRGAVRMEQMVNAILSFCKVGKSIETVDLDFESILVQAMENLQVVIEEKRAIITHDPLPRVMADQTQMILLLQNLLGNAVKFSKGTPQVHVSAVRHGSEWIFSVKDNGIGIDRKQFDRLFVLFQRLHTEEEYPGTGLGLAMCKKIVEGHGGRIWVESEPGKGSQFYFTIPFY
- the kaiC gene encoding circadian clock protein KaiC — its product is MEGHQDIEKLATHIPGFDLIAAGGLPKGRTTLLAGSSGSAKTVFAAQFLAAGIRIDENGVFVTFEEPKEDIRSNVKGFGWDIKSWEKEGKWAFVDASPEPNQEATVVGEYDFGALLARVEYAVKKTGATRLSMDSVGAIFTRFSNQGVVRRELFRIVAALKEMGVTALLTVERIEEYGEISRIGVEEFVADNVIILRNALDEEKRRRTIEILKFRGAYHQKGEWPFTVSSGEGVVVLPLSAIELTQKSSDQRVFSGNEELDGMCGGGFFRDSVILVSGATGTGKTLLATKFLAGGASQGEKCLMLAFEESREQLIRNARGWSEDFVGMEEAGQLKIICSYPEIASLEEHLIEIKDAIEEFRPNRLAVDSLSALERVATVKGYREFIVGLTSFVKHREIAGLFTVTAPTLLGGTSITESHISTITDTIILLRYVEVYGDIRRGVVVLKMRGSKHEKEIRQFTIDAKGMHIGRPFRGISGILSGNPVQAGADEIERLNELFKTE